GGGCATGTCCCTGAGAGCGCGTTCGGTGGAGACACCGAGCGCGGTTCAGCGGCACTCCCGACGACGGGCGACCGCCGCGGCGATGTGATGAGTATGCCGCCGATTCCGGCCGGCATCTCCCACGTTGCTCTCGGAAGGAGCACCATGTCCAGCACCACCATCGGAACCGGTCGCGTCGCGACCGGATCAGGGCTCGACTCGATCCTCGACCGCGCGAACGCCGCGCAGGCGGTCGTCCAGCGGTTCCTCGCTCGCGCAGGAGTTCCCGCGCTCCGCGTCTCGCTCGGCCTCGTCTTCCTCGTGTTCGGCGCGTTGAAGTTCTTCCCCGGCATGAGCCCGGTCGAGGCGCTCGTGACCCGCACGTGGAACGTGCTGTCGTTCGGCGTGATCGATGGCTACGCGGCGCTCGCGCTGACGGCAGCGCTCGAGGTGTTCGTCGGTGTCACGCTCGTCACGGGCGTGCTGCTCCGCGTCGGCCTGCTCGCCCTCGCGGTGACCTTCGTCGGCGTGTTCTCGCCGCTCGTGTTCTTCGCCGGAGAGCTCTTCACCGCGGCCGGGCCCTCGCTCACCGCGCAGTACATCCTGAAGGACGTCGTGCTGGTGGCCGCGGCCATGGTGATCGCGGCGAAGGCATTCACGCGTCCGATCAGGTGACCTCGTGCGTTCGGCCCGTCTCGCCGACGACCCCCTCCGCTCGCGGCAGGGGGTCGTTCGCGTCATCGGCTCGCGGCGCCCACGCAGCGAGCGCGGCGGCCTCGAGCGCGAGCCCGACGAGACTGCCGTGCGGCCAGTAGGTCAGCAGCACGGTCGCGCCGACGAGGATCGGGAGCGTCGCGCCGAGGAGCCAGCGTTCCCACGCCGGGATGCCGACGCCGCGCGGGGCGACGACCGCCGCGACGACCGCCCACACGCCGATCGCCGCGAGCACGAACAGTTCGCCGCCCCAGATCGCATGCAACGGGGCATCGACCGGGTGGTTCAGGTACGACATGAGGGTGATGACGCCGGCGGCGAGCACGAGCCACCCCAGCACTCGTCCGCTCCACCCCAGCGCCGCGAGTGCCGGGCCGGTCGCGATCCAGACGAGCACGAACGAGACGGATGCCGCGGCGCCGAACACGAGGTAGAGATCGTGCAGCCCCGCCCCGTGCAGCCATGACCGGATGCCGTCGTAGACCGGCAGTCCGTCGAGCGCGTCGAGCCAGTCGGGGGTGTGCACGCCCGACCAGATCGCCTGCTGCGGTGGGAGCAGAAAGAGCGCCCACGCCGCGGCGAGGAGCGCGCACGCGACCGCCCATGGGCGGGACGGGTGCGCACGCATGGCGGAAACGCTACCGAGCGGTGCCATGTCGCCGGCAGCCCCCGGTCGCGGGACACGATAGGATCGAAGGACGTTGACAACCTTTAAGGCCGTCCTGTGAGGCGGAGAAGGGAGTCGTTTGATGGCACGTGCCGTGCTCAGTCAAGCTGACATCTCGCGGGCGCTGACCCGCATCTCGCACGAGATCCTCGAGTCCAATCGTGGCAGTTCCGATCTCGTCATCCTCGGCATCCCGACCAGGGGCGTGATCCTCGCCCGTCGCATCGCCGAGAACATCGCACGCATCGAGCCCGACGCCGCGCCGCCGCCTGCAGGGGCGCTCGACGTCACGATGTACCGCGACGACCTCACTCGCACTCGCACGCGCACGCCGCAGCCCACAGAACTGCCGGCCGGCGGCATCGACGGCAAGACCGTCGTGCTCGTCGACGACGTGCTGTTCTCGGGGCGCACGATCCGGGCCGCATTCGACGCGCTGAACGACCTCGGCCGTGCCCGCGCGGTGCGGCTCGCGGTGCTCGTCGACCGGGGGCACCGGGAGTTCCCGATCCGGGCCGACTTCGTCGGCAAGAACCTGCCCAGCTCGACCAGGGAGCGCATCAACGTGCGCCTGACCGAGATCGACGGCGACGACGCCGTCGCGATCGACGACACCGTCGCTGCCGAGGGGGGCGAGGTCTGATGCGCCACCTGCTCAGCACCCGCGAGCTCTCCCGGGAGCAGGCCATCGAGATCCTCGACATCGCCGAGGACATGGCTGCCGTGCAGGAGCGCGAGGTCAAGAAGCTGCCGACGCTGCGCGGCAAGACGGTCGTGAACCTCTTCTTCGAGGACTCCACGCGAACCCGCATCTCGTTCGAGGCCGCCGCGAAGCGCCTCTCGGCCGATGTCATCAACTTCAGCGCCAAGGGGTCGAGCGTCTCGAAGGGCGAGAGCCTGAAGGACACCGCGCAGACCCTGCAGGCGATGGGTGCCGACGGCGTCGTCATCCGCCACCACGCTTCGGGCGCGCCGTACACGCTCGCGACGAGCGGATGGATCGATGCGGGCGTCGTCAACGCCGGCGACGGCACGCACGAGCACCCCACCCAGGCGCTGCTCGACGCCTTCACGATGCGCCGGCGCCTGCACGGCACGGCATCGCGCGGGCGCGCGCTCGACGGCGTGCACGTCGTCATCGTCGGCGACGTGCTGCACTCGCGTGTCGCGCGGTCGAACGTGTGGCTGCTCGCGACGCTCGGCGCGGAGGTCGAGCTCGTCGCTCCGCCGACCCTCGTGCCGGTCGACACCCGCACCTGGCCCGCCCGCGTCGGCTACGACCTCGATGCCGCCCTCAGCGGCACCCCCGATGTCGTCATGATGCTACGCATCCAGGCCGAGCGCATGAACGCGGCGTTCTTCCCGAACAGCCGCGAGTACGCGCGCACTTGGGGTCTCGACGACGCCAGGTTCGACGCGTTGCCCCCCAGTACGATGGTGATGCACCCCGGCCCGATGAATCGCGGGCTCGAGATCGCCGCCCGCGCCGCCGACTCCCAGCAGTCGACCGTGCGCGAGCAGGTTGCGAACGGAGTTTCAGTGAGAATGGCCGCCCTCTATCTGTTGATGTCCGGCGAACGGGGGGACGCCTGATGAGCGAGCGTTTCCTGATCACCGGCGCCACCCTCCCCGGTGGCGAGCGCGCCGACATCCTGCTCGACGGCGGCGTCATCGCCGGCGTCGGCAGCATCGCGGATGCCTCGGGCGCGACGGTCGTCGACGCCGACGGGCTCATCGCCCTTCCCGGTCTCGTCGACCTGCACACGCACCTCCGCGAGCCCGGCTACGAGCAGAGCGAGACGGTGCTGACCGGCACCCAGGCAGCTGCGGCCGGCGGCTTCACCGCGGTGTTCGCGATGGCGAACACGTTCCCGGTCGCCGACACGGCGGGCGTCGTGGAGCAGGAGGCGAGCCTCGGCCGTGCCGCCGGCTACGCGACGGTGCAGCCGATCGGCGCCGTGACCGTCGGGCTCAAGGGCGAACAGCTCGCCGAGCTCGGCGCGATGGCACGATCCCGGGCGAACGTGCGGGTCTTCTCCGACGACGGGTTCTGCGTCTCCGACCCGCTGCTCATGCGCCGCGCGCTCGAGTACGTCAAGGCCTTCGACGGTGTCATCGCCCAGCACGCGCAGGAGCCCCGGCTGACCGAGGGCGCGCAGATGAACGAGGGCGCTCTCTCCGGCGAGCTCGGGCTGACCGGCTGGCCCGCCGTCGCCGAGGAGTCGATCATCGCCCGCGACGTGCTCCTCGCCGAGCACGTCGGCTCGCGCCTGCACGTGTGCCACGTCTCCACCGCCGGATCCGTCGAGGTGATCCGCTGGGCCAAGGCCCGCGGCATCGACGTGACGGCCGAGGTGACGCCGCACCACCTGCTCCTCACCGAGGACCTCATCGCGGGCTACGACCCCCGGTTCAAGGTGAACCCGCCGCTGCGCCGTGCTGAAGACGTCGAGGCGCTGCGCGCTGCACTCGCCGACGGCACGATCGACATCGTCGCCACCGACCACGCTCCGCACCCGGTCGAGGCGAAGGAGAGCGAGTGGCAGGCCGCCGCCAACGGCATGGTCGGACTCGAGTCGGCCCTCGCCGTCGTGCACGCCGCCGTCGTCGAGACGGGCCTCATGAACTGGGCGGATGTCGCGCGCGTGATGTCGTCGACACCGGCGCGCATCGGCCGGTTGCACGGCCACGGCGAGTCGATCGCCGTGGGTGCCGCTCCCGAACTGACGCTGTACGACCCCGCCGCGGCATCCGAGTTCGACCTCGACCGGCTCGCCGGCCGCAGCACGAACTCGCCGTACCTCGGCCGTCGCCTGCCCGGGCGGGTCGTCGCGACGTTCCACGGCGGCTACCCGACCTTCCTCGACGGCGCGGTGCGCCCGCACGACGAGGTCGCCCGCAACGCGGCATCCGCTCAGGGGGCCGCGCATGGATAAGGTGATCGGCACCCTCGTCGCCGTCGCCGTCGTGGCGCTCGTCGGCTGGCTCATGTACCGCTCGTGGAAGCGGCGCACCGTGCGCGACGAGTCGCTCGGCTCGTACCCGGTGCCCGCCGCGCACGGCGCTCCGGTGGTCGATGCCGAGGTGCTCTATGTCGCGACCACCCCGCTCGGGGAGCCCCTCGAACGGCTCGCGGTGCACGGGCTCGCATTCCGCGGGTCCGGCCACCTCGAGGTGCTTCCCGAAGGCCTGATCCTCCGCATCGCGGGGGAGTCCCTGACGTTCATCCCGGCCGACCGCCTCGTCGGCGCGCAGCTCGCGAGCTACGCCATCGACCGCGGCGTCGAGCCCGAGGGCCTCATCGCCCTCACCTGGATCGCCCAGGAGCGGGGAGCGGCCGAACCCGTCGAACCCCGCGTCGACAGCTACGTGCGCGCCCGCTACCCGGGCGACCCGGCCAGGATCATCCAGGCCGTCAACGACATCGCCGCAGCGCCGCCCGCGCCGCGGCCGGAAGAAGACATCGCCGCAGCGCCAGCCGCGCCGCGGCCAGAGCAGGAGAGTGAGGCCTCGAATGACTGAGACCCCCGCAGGCACGAGCGAATCCGCCGTGCTCGTCCTCGAAGACGGACGCCGCTACGAAGGACGCGCCTACGGTGCGCGCGGCCGCACCCTCGGCGAAGCCGTCTTCGCCACCGGCATGACCGGCTACCAGGAGACGCTGACCGACCCGTCGTACGCCGGTCAGATCGTCATGATGACCGCGCCGCACATCGGCAACACGGGCATGAACGACGAGGACATGGAGTCGGCTCGCATCTGGGTGGCCGGCTTCATCGTGCGCGACCCCTCGCGAGTCGTCTCGAACTTCCGCTCGCAGCGGAGCCTCGACGACGATCTCGCCACCTCGGGCGTCGTCGGCATCAGCGGCATCGACACGCGAGCGCTCACGCGCCACCTCCGCTCGGCGGGCGCCATGCGCGCCGGCATCTTCTCGGGCGACGACGCGCTGCTCACCCCGGGCGAGCAGCTCGACCTCGTGCAGAGCGGCGCGGCGATGGCCGGCGCCAACCTGTCGGGCGCCGTCTCGACCACCGAGCCCTACACGCTGCCGGCCGAAGGCGAACGCGTCGGGTCCGTCGCGGTGCTCGACCTCGGCGTGAAGACCTCGACCCTGAAGTACCTCGCCGAGCGCGGCTTCGACGTCCACGTCGTCCCGCAGTCGATCACGGCCGAAGAGGTGCTCGCCCTCGCACCCGATGCGCTGTTCTTCTCGAACGGACCCGGCGACCCCGCGGCATCCGACCGCCATGTCGAACTGCTGCGCACGACGCTCCGAGAGGGGCTGCCGTACTTCGGCATCTGCTTCGGCAACCAACTGCTCGGGCGCGCGCTCGGCTTCGGCACCTACAAGCTGCCCTTCGGCCACCGCGGCATCAACCAGCCGGTGCTCGACAAGGCCACCGGCCGCGTCGAGATCACGGCGCACAACCACGGCTTCGCCGTGGACGCCCCCATCGACCGCGTGAGCGAGTCGAGTGAGGGCTTCGGCCGCGTCGAGGTCAGCCACTACGGCCTCAACGACAACGTGGTCGAGGGGCTCAACTGCCTCGACATCCCCGCGTTCAGCGTGCAGTACCACCCCGAGTCGGCGGCCGGCCCGCACGACGCGAACTACCTCTTCGACCGATTCCGCGACATGGTGATCGCGAACACGACGACGAGCACCGCGACCGAAGGAAGCAACGAGTAATGCCCAAGCGCGACGACATCAACAGCGTCCTCGTCATCGGATCCGGTCCGATCGTCATCGGACAGGCCGCCGAATTCGACTACTCGGGCACCCAGGCGTGCCGCGTGCTCCGCGAGGAGGGCGTGCGGGTCATCCTCGTGAACCCGAACCCGGCCACGATCATGACCGACCCCGACTTCGCCGACGCGACGTACATCGAGCCGATCACTCCCGAGATCATCGAGTCGATCATCATCAAGGAGAAGCCCGACGCGGTGCTCCCGACGCTCGGCGGTCAGACGGCGCTGAACGCCGCCATCGCGCTGCACGACGCGGGCATCCTCGAGAAGCACGGCGTCGAGCTCATCGGCGCGAAGGTCGACGCCATCCGCAAGGGCGAGGACCGCCAGCTCTTCAAGGACCTCGTGATCGAGGCCGGTGCGGGCGTCGCACGATCGCATGTCGCGAAGACGCTCGAGCAGGCGAAGGAGTTCGCCCTCGACCTCGGCTACCCGCTGGTCGTGCGCCCGTCGTTCACGATGGGCGGCCTCGGCTCGGGCTTCGCGTACACCGAGGAAGACCTCGTGCGCATCGTCACCCAGGGCCTGCACGACTCGCCCACGACCGAGGTGCTTCTCGAGGAGTCGATCCTCGGCTGGAAGGAGTACGAGCTCGAGCTCATGCGCGACACCGCCGACAACACGGTCGTCGTCTGCTCGATCGAGAACGTCGACCCCGTCGGCGTGCACACCGGCGACTCGATCACCGTGGCACCCGCGCTGACGCTGACCGACCGCGAGTTCCAGCACCTGCGCGACATCGGCATCGACATCATCCGCGCCGTCGGCGTCGACACGGGCGGCTGCAACATCCAGTTCGCCATCGACCCGGCCGACGGCCGCGTCATCGTGATCGAGATGAACCCGCGCGTCTCGCGCTCGAGCGCCCTCGCCTCGAAGGCCACCGGCTTCCCGATCGCGAAGATCGCCGCGAAGCTCGCCATCGGGTACCGCCTCGACGAGATCCCGAACGACATCACCCGGGTCACCCCGGCGTCGTTCGAGCCGACGCTCGACTACGTCGTCGTCAAGGTGCCCCGGTTCGCGTTCGAGAAGTTCCCGGCCGCCGACCCCACCCTCACGACCACCATGAAGTCGGTCGGCGAGGCCATGGCGATCGGCCGCAACTACGCGACCGCGCTGCAGAAGGCACTCCGCTCGCTCGAGAAGCGCGGCTCGTCGTTCCACTGGGGCGAAGAGGAGCGTTCGATCGAGGAGCTCCTCGAGGTGGCATCCGTGCCGACCGACGGCCGCATCGTCGTCGTGCAGCAGGCGCTCCGCAAGGGCGCCACGATCGAGCAGCTCTTCGAGGCGACGAAGATCGACCCGTGGTTCCTCGACCAGATCGTGCTCATCAACGAGGTCGCCGAGACCATCGCCTCGGCGGAGAACCTCGACACCGAGCTCCTGCTGCTCGCGAAGGACCACGGCTTCTCCGACGCGCAGATCGGCCAGCTGCGCGGCTTCGGCGAGGCCGACGCCCGCGAGGTGCGCCACATCCTCGGCATCCGCCCGGTCTACAAGACGGTCGACACGTGCGCGGGGGAGTTCCCGGCGCTCACGCCGTACCACTACTCGAGCTACGACCAGGAGACCGAGGTCGAGCCCAGCGACCGCCGCAAGGTGGTCATCCTCGGCTCGGGCCCGAACCGCATCGGCCAGGGTGTCGAGTTCGACTACTCGTGCGTGCACGCCTCGTTCGCCCTCTCGGCGGCGGGCTTCGAGACGATCATGATCAACTGCAACCCCGAGACGGTCTCGACCGACTACGACACGAGCGACCGGCTCTACTTCGAGCCGCTCACCCTCGAAGACGTGCTCGAGGTCATCCACGCCGAGTCGCAGTCGGGCGAACTCGTCGGTGTCGTCGTGCAGCTCGGCGGCCAGACGGCACTCGGCCTCGCGAAGGGCCTCGAAGCCGCCGGCATTCCGATCCTCGGCACAACTCCCGAGGCGATCGACCTCGCCGAAGAGCGCGGTCTCTTCTCCGGCATCCTCGACGCCGCGGGCCTGCTCGCACCGAAGAACGGCACTGCGACCGACCTCGCCGGCGCCGTGCACGTCGCGGAGGGCATCGGCTACCCCGTGCTCGTGCGACCGAGCTACGTGCTCGGCGGCCGCGGCATGGAGATCGTCTACGACTCGCCGTCGCTGGCCGACTACTTCGCACGGATCGAGGGTCAGGGCATCGTCGGCCCGACGCATCCGCTGCTCGTCGACCGCTTCCTCGACGACGCGATCGAGATCGACGTCGACGCGCTGTACGACGGCACCGACCTCTACATCGGCGGCGTCATGGAGCACATCGAGGAGGCCGGCATCCACTCCGGCGACTCGAGCTGCACCCTGCCGCCCGTGACCCTCGGCCGCGCCGAGGTCGACCGGGTCCGCGAGGCGACCCGTGCCATCGCCGAGGGCATCGGCGTGCGAGGCCTGCTGAACGTGCAGTTCGCGATCGGCGCCGGCGTGCTCTACGTGCTCGAAGCCAACCCGCGTGCGAGCCGCACCGTGCCCTTCGTCTCGAAGGCGCTCGGCATCCCGCTCGCGAAGGCCGCGTCGCGCATCATGGTCGGCGCGACCGTCGCCGAGCTGATCGACGAGGGCATGCTCCCGGCGTCCGACGGCTCGCGAGTGCCGCTCGACGCGCCGGTCGCCGTGAAGGAGGCCGTGCTGCCCTTCCACCGCTTCCGCACCCGCGAGGGACTCGTCGTCGATTCCGTGCTCGGCCCCGAGATGCGCTCGACGGGCGAGGTCATGGGCATCGACAAGGACTTCCCGACCGCGTTCGCGAAGAGCCAGCTCGCCGCATACGGCGGCATGCCGCTCTCGGGCACCGTGTTCGTCTCCGTCTCCGATCGCGACAAGCGCGCGATCATCCTGCCCGCGCTGCGGATGCAGCAGCTCGGCTACGACATCGCCGCGACCGAGGGCACCGCCGAGGTGCTGCGGCGCAACGGCATCCGTGCGAAGGAAGTGCTGAAGTTCAGCGAGAAGACGAGCGAGGACGCGGCATCCGTGGTCGAGCTCATCAACCGCGGAGAGATCGACGTCGTCGTGAACACGCCGAGCGGGCGTTCGTCCCGCGCCGACGGCTACGAGATCCGCGCAGCGGCCGTCGCGTCCGACATCCCGCTGTTCACGACGATCGCAGAACTCTCGGCGGCTGTGGCGTCGCTCGACGTGCAGCGCGAGGGCTTCGAGGTCACGAGCCTCCAGGAGTACGGACTCCGTCGGGAGGCGAACGCATGACCGACGTGACTCCGTTCGGCGACCGGCTCGAAGCCGTCTTCGCGGCCTACGGCAGGCTCTGCGTCGGCATCGACCCGCACGCATCGCTCCTCGACCAGTGGGGACTTCCCGACTCGGCCGATGGCGTGCGCGAGTTCGGACTGCGCACCGTCGACGCCGCCGCTGGGCGCGTCGGCATCGTCAAGCCGCAGGTGGCGTTCTTCGAGCGCCATGGCGCCGCGGGCTACGCGGCGCTCGAGCGGGTGCTCGCCGAGGCCCGCGATGCCGGTCTGCTCGTGATCGCCGACGTGAAGCGCGGCGATCTCGACACCAGCGTCGCGGCGTACGGTCAGGCCTGGTTGTCGCCGGGATCGACCCTCGAGGCCGACGCGATGACGATCAGCGCCTACCAGGGGCTCGGCTCGATCGCGGGCGTGCTCGAAGCCGCCGAGCGGGCGGGCAAGGGCGCGTTCGTGCTGGCCGCGACCTCGAACCCCGAGGCCGCCGCGATCCAGCGCGCCGTGCTGCAGCAGTCGAGCCGCGCCGGCTCCACCGTCGCCCAGGCCATCACGGGCGGGGTCATCGCCTGGAACCAGGGGCGAGCGGATGCCGCGAACCGGCCTCTCGGCTCCGTCGGCGTCGTGCTCGGCGCGACCATCGACCTGCGCAGCTCGGGCATCGACCTCGACGTGGATCCGCCGCGGCCGGGGCTGCCGGTGCTGGCACCCGGATTCGGACATCAGGGCGCCGAACTCCGCGACCTCCGGTCGATCTACGGGTCGCTCGCTGCCGGCGTCATCGTGAGCGAGTCGCGGTCGATCCTCGGTGCAGGGCCCGATGGTCTCGCCGAGGCCATCACGCGCCGCGTGGGCGAGGTCGGAGCGACGAGTGTCTGAGCAGACGACCGTTCCCGGGACCACACGCCCGTCGCCGCCCGATGTCGATCGAGTGGCTGCATCCCGTGCCGCGGTTGCGGCGCGACGCGCTCGCGCGACCGTCAAGTCCGCGATCGCGGCCGGTTCGCGAAGCCCGCTCGACGTGCTGCGCGAGGCCTTCGAATCGCCCGACGGAGTCGAGGGGCGCCTCCGCGTCACCGAGTTCCTCACCTCGATCCCCGCGATCGGGCAGACGAAGTCGGCGCGCATCATGGAGGAGCTCGAGATCTCGCCGTCGAAGCGCCTCGGCGGCCTCGGCCGGCTGCAGCGCCGGCGTCTCCGCGAGTTCCTCGCGGACTGGGTCGCCGCCCATGGCGGCACGGGAGACCGACTCGTCGTGCTCGCCGGACCGACCGCGGTCGGCAAGGGCACCGTCGCCGAGTACATCCGGCGCCACCACCCCGATGTGCGCCTCTCGGTCTCGGCGACGACGCGTCAGCCGCGGCCCGGCGAGGTCGAGGGCGAGAGCTACTTCTTCGTCGACGACGCCGAGTTCGACCGCATGGTCGAGGCCGGCGAACTCCTCGAGTGGGCGACCGTGCACAACGCGTCGCGTTACGGCACTCCGCGGAAGGCCGTCGAGGAGGCGATCGCCGCCGGCAACAGCGTGCTGCTCGAGATCGACATCCAGGGTGCACGGTCCGTTCGCCGCGCCGCGCCCGAGGCGACGCTCGTCTTCCTGCTGCCGCCGAGCTGGGACGAACTCGTGCGACGTCTGGTCGGCCGCGGCACCGAAAGCCCGGCCGAACAGCAGCGCCGACTCGAGACCGCGAAGGTCGAATTGGCCGCCATCGAGGAGTTCGACCACCAGGTCGTGAACCACGACGTCGCCGAAGCGGCGCAGGAGGTCGTAGACTTGATGAGATCTCGCAAGGGTCGGCGTTGAGCTGCCCTCGCCACGACTTTCCGCGCACTGCGGGTGCGCACCCACGATCTAAGGAGTCATTCCATGGCTGAGAAGCTGTCCGGCATCATCGATCCGCCCATCGACGACCTGCTCTCCAAGGTCGACTCGAAGTACCAGCTGGTCATCTTCGCGTCCAAGCGCGCGCGCCAGATCAACGACTACTACGCCGACCTGCACGAGGGCAGCCTCTTCGACAACGTCGGCCCGCTCGTGGACTCCTCGATCGACGACAAGCCGTTGTCGGTCGCGATGCACGAGATCAACGAAGACAAGCTCCGGCTCCGCCCGATCGCCGAGTGATCCGGAGGGCCGGATGACTCGGCTCAACGTCGTCGTCGGCATCACCGGCGGCATCGCCGCGTACAAGGCCGTCGGTGTCGTGCGCGCGCTCGTGTTCGCCGGCCACGACGTGCACGTCGTGCCGACCGAGGGCGCACTGCGCTTCGTCGGTCGGCCGACGCTCGAGGCGATCTCGCGCAACCCGGTGCACACCGAGTTGTACGAGGGAGTCGCCGAGGTGCGGCACGTCGCCATCGGGCAGGCGGCCGACCTCATCGTCATCGCCCCCGCGACCGCGAACTCGATCGCGAAGCTCGCGACGGGGCTCGCCGACGACCTGCTCGGCAACACGCTGCTCGCGAGCGAGGCGCCCGTCGTCATCGCACCGGCCATGCACACCGAGATGTGGCGGCACCCCGCCACTCGGGCGAACGTCGAGACGCTCCGTTCGCGCGGCGTCACGATCGTGGGGCCTGCAGTCGGGCAGCTCACCGGTGCCGACAGCGGCCCCGGTCGCATGGAGGAGCCCGACGAGATCGTTCGGGTCGCACTCGAACGCGTGCTGGGTGAGGGCGTCGGCGCCGCGGCATCCGTTCGTCGCGCCGATCTTGCGGGTCGCCACGTCGTGGTGAGCGCGGGCGGCACGCGCGAGCCCCTCGATCCCGTGCGCTTCCTCGGCAACCGCTCCAGCGGCAAGCAGGGCATCGCGATCGCCGAGGCCGCTCGCGAGCGCGGCGCGCACGTCA
The DNA window shown above is from Agromyces cerinus and carries:
- the pyrR gene encoding bifunctional pyr operon transcriptional regulator/uracil phosphoribosyltransferase PyrR, with the protein product MMARAVLSQADISRALTRISHEILESNRGSSDLVILGIPTRGVILARRIAENIARIEPDAAPPPAGALDVTMYRDDLTRTRTRTPQPTELPAGGIDGKTVVLVDDVLFSGRTIRAAFDALNDLGRARAVRLAVLVDRGHREFPIRADFVGKNLPSSTRERINVRLTEIDGDDAVAIDDTVAAEGGEV
- a CDS encoding PH-like domain-containing protein, with product MDKVIGTLVAVAVVALVGWLMYRSWKRRTVRDESLGSYPVPAAHGAPVVDAEVLYVATTPLGEPLERLAVHGLAFRGSGHLEVLPEGLILRIAGESLTFIPADRLVGAQLASYAIDRGVEPEGLIALTWIAQERGAAEPVEPRVDSYVRARYPGDPARIIQAVNDIAAAPPAPRPEEDIAAAPAAPRPEQESEASND
- a CDS encoding DoxX family membrane protein, which translates into the protein MSSTTIGTGRVATGSGLDSILDRANAAQAVVQRFLARAGVPALRVSLGLVFLVFGALKFFPGMSPVEALVTRTWNVLSFGVIDGYAALALTAALEVFVGVTLVTGVLLRVGLLALAVTFVGVFSPLVFFAGELFTAAGPSLTAQYILKDVVLVAAAMVIAAKAFTRPIR
- the carB gene encoding carbamoyl-phosphate synthase large subunit, with translation MPKRDDINSVLVIGSGPIVIGQAAEFDYSGTQACRVLREEGVRVILVNPNPATIMTDPDFADATYIEPITPEIIESIIIKEKPDAVLPTLGGQTALNAAIALHDAGILEKHGVELIGAKVDAIRKGEDRQLFKDLVIEAGAGVARSHVAKTLEQAKEFALDLGYPLVVRPSFTMGGLGSGFAYTEEDLVRIVTQGLHDSPTTEVLLEESILGWKEYELELMRDTADNTVVVCSIENVDPVGVHTGDSITVAPALTLTDREFQHLRDIGIDIIRAVGVDTGGCNIQFAIDPADGRVIVIEMNPRVSRSSALASKATGFPIAKIAAKLAIGYRLDEIPNDITRVTPASFEPTLDYVVVKVPRFAFEKFPAADPTLTTTMKSVGEAMAIGRNYATALQKALRSLEKRGSSFHWGEEERSIEELLEVASVPTDGRIVVVQQALRKGATIEQLFEATKIDPWFLDQIVLINEVAETIASAENLDTELLLLAKDHGFSDAQIGQLRGFGEADAREVRHILGIRPVYKTVDTCAGEFPALTPYHYSSYDQETEVEPSDRRKVVILGSGPNRIGQGVEFDYSCVHASFALSAAGFETIMINCNPETVSTDYDTSDRLYFEPLTLEDVLEVIHAESQSGELVGVVVQLGGQTALGLAKGLEAAGIPILGTTPEAIDLAEERGLFSGILDAAGLLAPKNGTATDLAGAVHVAEGIGYPVLVRPSYVLGGRGMEIVYDSPSLADYFARIEGQGIVGPTHPLLVDRFLDDAIEIDVDALYDGTDLYIGGVMEHIEEAGIHSGDSSCTLPPVTLGRAEVDRVREATRAIAEGIGVRGLLNVQFAIGAGVLYVLEANPRASRTVPFVSKALGIPLAKAASRIMVGATVAELIDEGMLPASDGSRVPLDAPVAVKEAVLPFHRFRTREGLVVDSVLGPEMRSTGEVMGIDKDFPTAFAKSQLAAYGGMPLSGTVFVSVSDRDKRAIILPALRMQQLGYDIAATEGTAEVLRRNGIRAKEVLKFSEKTSEDAASVVELINRGEIDVVVNTPSGRSSRADGYEIRAAAVASDIPLFTTIAELSAAVASLDVQREGFEVTSLQEYGLRREANA
- the carA gene encoding glutamine-hydrolyzing carbamoyl-phosphate synthase small subunit, producing the protein MTETPAGTSESAVLVLEDGRRYEGRAYGARGRTLGEAVFATGMTGYQETLTDPSYAGQIVMMTAPHIGNTGMNDEDMESARIWVAGFIVRDPSRVVSNFRSQRSLDDDLATSGVVGISGIDTRALTRHLRSAGAMRAGIFSGDDALLTPGEQLDLVQSGAAMAGANLSGAVSTTEPYTLPAEGERVGSVAVLDLGVKTSTLKYLAERGFDVHVVPQSITAEEVLALAPDALFFSNGPGDPAASDRHVELLRTTLREGLPYFGICFGNQLLGRALGFGTYKLPFGHRGINQPVLDKATGRVEITAHNHGFAVDAPIDRVSESSEGFGRVEVSHYGLNDNVVEGLNCLDIPAFSVQYHPESAAGPHDANYLFDRFRDMVIANTTTSTATEGSNE
- the pyrF gene encoding orotidine-5'-phosphate decarboxylase — its product is MTDVTPFGDRLEAVFAAYGRLCVGIDPHASLLDQWGLPDSADGVREFGLRTVDAAAGRVGIVKPQVAFFERHGAAGYAALERVLAEARDAGLLVIADVKRGDLDTSVAAYGQAWLSPGSTLEADAMTISAYQGLGSIAGVLEAAERAGKGAFVLAATSNPEAAAIQRAVLQQSSRAGSTVAQAITGGVIAWNQGRADAANRPLGSVGVVLGATIDLRSSGIDLDVDPPRPGLPVLAPGFGHQGAELRDLRSIYGSLAAGVIVSESRSILGAGPDGLAEAITRRVGEVGATSV
- a CDS encoding dihydroorotase, which codes for MSERFLITGATLPGGERADILLDGGVIAGVGSIADASGATVVDADGLIALPGLVDLHTHLREPGYEQSETVLTGTQAAAAGGFTAVFAMANTFPVADTAGVVEQEASLGRAAGYATVQPIGAVTVGLKGEQLAELGAMARSRANVRVFSDDGFCVSDPLLMRRALEYVKAFDGVIAQHAQEPRLTEGAQMNEGALSGELGLTGWPAVAEESIIARDVLLAEHVGSRLHVCHVSTAGSVEVIRWAKARGIDVTAEVTPHHLLLTEDLIAGYDPRFKVNPPLRRAEDVEALRAALADGTIDIVATDHAPHPVEAKESEWQAAANGMVGLESALAVVHAAVVETGLMNWADVARVMSSTPARIGRLHGHGESIAVGAAPELTLYDPAAASEFDLDRLAGRSTNSPYLGRRLPGRVVATFHGGYPTFLDGAVRPHDEVARNAASAQGAAHG
- a CDS encoding aspartate carbamoyltransferase catalytic subunit — encoded protein: MRHLLSTRELSREQAIEILDIAEDMAAVQEREVKKLPTLRGKTVVNLFFEDSTRTRISFEAAAKRLSADVINFSAKGSSVSKGESLKDTAQTLQAMGADGVVIRHHASGAPYTLATSGWIDAGVVNAGDGTHEHPTQALLDAFTMRRRLHGTASRGRALDGVHVVIVGDVLHSRVARSNVWLLATLGAEVELVAPPTLVPVDTRTWPARVGYDLDAALSGTPDVVMMLRIQAERMNAAFFPNSREYARTWGLDDARFDALPPSTMVMHPGPMNRGLEIAARAADSQQSTVREQVANGVSVRMAALYLLMSGERGDA